One stretch of Methylococcus capsulatus DNA includes these proteins:
- a CDS encoding phosphocholine-specific phospholipase C has product MGNTDRRTFLKLMGSGAMATAMPTSIARALEIPANNRTGTIKDVEHVVILTQENRSFDHYFGTMRGVRGFNDPRAVMLPNGKAVWHQPDGAGYLLPFRPDVENAGLWFSPDPPHSWNNTHAAWNWGNHDQWVPNKGVAAMTYLGRKDIPYHYALADAFTICDAYHCSLMGGTDANRYYMWTGWCGNDGQGGGPVIFNDEAGYDWHTYPERLQDAGITWKVYQDIGDGLNADNGNWWGWTSDPFIGNYGDNSLLYFHQYQNAQPGDPLADRAKTGTEIKAHGKDPLKLLEDFRADVMSGKLPQVSWICAPEAYCEHPIWPANWGAWYISRIMDALVANPEVWSRTVFFINFDEEGGYFDHIVPPTPPMNDGQGLSTVDTVNEIFPGNPSDPRNPPSAPYGLGMRVPMLVISPWSKGGWVNSQVFDHTSLIRFIEARFADEHPALIEPNITPWRRAVVGDLTSAFDFKRPNARKVRLPATSAYVPTDLNKDAYSKEVPTPPVNQTLPVQESGVRRARALPYALHAHGARIGNAFRIDFENVGTAAAVFQVRSGNDQEMPRTYTVEPAKSLSGSWSASAGYELSVYGPNGFFRSFKGSPNGPANLDVKASYDKGRNGITLNIANLANGKAKVRILDKYTGRVTVLELQSRASTSRRWSLGLFSGWYDLTVTVEGDAGFEYRLAGHVETGKDSISDPMMGGLI; this is encoded by the coding sequence ATGGGCAACACCGATCGTCGTACATTCCTCAAGTTGATGGGCTCGGGCGCAATGGCTACAGCGATGCCGACCAGCATCGCCCGTGCCTTGGAGATTCCCGCCAACAATCGCACGGGCACCATCAAGGACGTAGAGCACGTCGTCATCCTGACGCAGGAAAACCGCTCCTTCGATCACTATTTCGGCACGATGCGGGGCGTACGTGGCTTCAACGACCCCAGGGCGGTGATGCTCCCCAACGGCAAGGCGGTCTGGCATCAGCCCGATGGAGCGGGCTATCTCCTGCCGTTCCGCCCGGACGTCGAAAACGCAGGTCTGTGGTTCTCGCCGGACCCGCCCCACAGCTGGAACAACACCCATGCCGCCTGGAACTGGGGCAATCACGACCAGTGGGTCCCGAACAAGGGGGTCGCCGCCATGACCTACCTGGGCCGCAAGGACATCCCCTACCACTACGCGCTGGCGGACGCCTTTACGATCTGCGACGCCTACCATTGCTCCCTAATGGGCGGGACCGATGCCAACCGCTATTACATGTGGACCGGCTGGTGCGGCAACGACGGCCAGGGCGGCGGCCCAGTGATCTTCAACGACGAGGCCGGCTACGATTGGCATACCTATCCGGAGCGACTGCAGGACGCCGGCATTACCTGGAAGGTTTATCAGGATATCGGCGACGGCTTGAACGCGGACAATGGCAACTGGTGGGGCTGGACCTCCGACCCGTTCATCGGCAACTACGGCGACAATTCCCTACTGTATTTCCATCAATACCAAAACGCCCAGCCCGGCGATCCGCTGGCGGATCGCGCCAAGACCGGAACAGAAATCAAGGCGCACGGCAAGGATCCGCTGAAGCTGCTGGAGGACTTCCGCGCGGACGTCATGTCGGGCAAACTGCCCCAGGTCTCCTGGATCTGCGCACCAGAGGCCTATTGCGAACATCCGATCTGGCCGGCCAACTGGGGCGCATGGTACATCTCCCGGATCATGGACGCCCTGGTTGCCAACCCGGAGGTTTGGAGCAGGACCGTTTTCTTCATCAATTTCGACGAAGAAGGCGGGTACTTCGACCACATCGTTCCGCCAACCCCACCGATGAACGACGGCCAGGGCCTGTCCACCGTCGACACCGTCAATGAAATCTTTCCGGGCAACCCCAGCGATCCCAGGAATCCCCCTTCCGCCCCTTACGGCCTGGGTATGCGCGTGCCGATGCTGGTGATCTCCCCCTGGAGCAAGGGCGGCTGGGTGAATTCGCAGGTGTTCGATCACACCTCCTTGATCCGCTTCATCGAGGCGCGCTTCGCGGACGAGCATCCCGCGCTGATCGAACCCAATATCACCCCATGGCGGCGTGCGGTAGTGGGTGATCTCACCAGCGCCTTCGACTTCAAGAGACCCAACGCCCGGAAGGTCAGGTTGCCGGCTACCAGCGCCTATGTGCCGACCGACCTGAACAAGGACGCCTATTCGAAAGAGGTGCCGACCCCGCCCGTCAACCAGACGCTGCCCGTCCAGGAGTCCGGCGTCCGCCGGGCGCGTGCCCTGCCCTATGCGCTCCACGCCCATGGCGCCCGCATCGGCAATGCGTTCCGCATTGATTTCGAAAACGTCGGTACGGCAGCCGCAGTCTTCCAGGTCCGTTCGGGGAACGATCAGGAAATGCCCAGAACCTACACGGTCGAGCCCGCCAAATCGCTCTCCGGCAGCTGGAGCGCCTCCGCCGGCTACGAGCTGTCGGTTTATGGCCCGAACGGCTTTTTCCGGTCCTTCAAAGGCAGCCCAAACGGCCCTGCCAATCTGGACGTCAAAGCCAGCTACGACAAAGGGAGAAACGGCATCACCCTGAACATCGCCAATCTCGCAAACGGAAAGGCCAAGGTCCGCATCCTGGACAAATACACCGGCAGGGTCACAGTGCTTGAACTGCAAAGCAGAGCCAGCACATCGAGGCGCTGGTCGCTCGGTCTGTTCTCCGGATGGTACGACCTGACCGTCACCGTCGAAGGCGACGCCGGCTTCGAATATCGACTCGCCGGCCATGTCGAAACCGGCAAGGACAGCATCAGCGACCCCATGATGGGCGGGCTGATCTAA
- a CDS encoding RluA family pseudouridine synthase → MELIHADAALLVLSKPSGLLAVPGRGPAKQDCLSGRAQARYPDALIVHRLDMATSGLMVMARGPAAQRVLSQAFACREVLKRYEAVVHGILEAPPDSEDGWSRIDLPLVLDWPNRPLQKVDPLHGKPSLTRWRILGRETDATRVELEPVTGRSHQLRVHLAALGHPILGDPLYGHEAARFRAGRLLLHAKTLGLSHPESGEWLAFESPVPF, encoded by the coding sequence ATGGAGCTAATCCACGCCGACGCGGCATTACTGGTGCTCTCCAAGCCCAGTGGCCTGCTGGCGGTCCCCGGCCGCGGCCCCGCCAAGCAGGACTGCCTGAGCGGCCGGGCGCAGGCCCGGTATCCCGACGCCCTCATCGTGCACCGGCTCGACATGGCCACTTCGGGCCTGATGGTCATGGCGCGCGGACCGGCGGCGCAGCGCGTCCTGAGCCAGGCCTTCGCCTGCCGGGAAGTCCTCAAGCGTTACGAGGCGGTGGTACACGGCATTCTGGAGGCCCCGCCGGACAGCGAAGACGGCTGGAGCCGCATTGATCTTCCCCTGGTCCTTGACTGGCCCAATCGCCCGTTGCAAAAAGTCGACCCTCTGCACGGCAAACCCAGCCTGACCCGCTGGCGGATCCTTGGCCGTGAAACCGATGCCACCCGTGTCGAACTCGAGCCGGTCACCGGGCGCTCCCACCAGCTGCGGGTCCACCTCGCCGCCCTGGGGCATCCCATTCTCGGCGATCCGCTGTACGGGCACGAAGCGGCGAGGTTCCGGGCCGGCAGGCTGCTCCTGCACGCCAAGACCCTGGGACTTTCCCATCCGGAGAGCGGCGAATGGCTCGCCTTTGAAAGCCCGGTGCCGTTTTGA
- a CDS encoding thermonuclease family protein — MRLFRCVVAALTACLLLEAEAGPSLSGRVAAVLDGDSITVVDAGQREVQVRLAQIDAPEYGQADWQASKRSLSELLQGSSVTVERVDADHYGRIVGRVWKEGIDVGLEQVRRGMAWVYRQYATDPAYFDAEEQARQEKRGLWSQPHPFPPWRFRHRAESADSRPRRTPEKDIPQCGAKQRCAEMVSCEEARFYLSRCGVRTLDRDGDGTPCEELC; from the coding sequence ATGCGCCTCTTTCGATGTGTCGTCGCCGCACTGACCGCCTGCCTGTTGCTGGAGGCCGAGGCGGGTCCAAGCCTCAGTGGACGGGTGGCGGCGGTGCTGGATGGCGACTCCATCACTGTCGTGGATGCCGGCCAGCGCGAGGTTCAAGTGCGGCTGGCGCAGATCGACGCCCCGGAATATGGACAGGCCGACTGGCAGGCGTCCAAACGATCACTGTCCGAACTCCTGCAGGGAAGCAGCGTGACCGTGGAGCGGGTGGACGCGGACCATTACGGCCGTATCGTGGGCCGGGTGTGGAAGGAGGGAATCGATGTCGGCCTGGAGCAGGTCCGGCGCGGGATGGCCTGGGTGTACCGGCAGTACGCCACCGATCCGGCTTATTTCGATGCCGAAGAACAGGCACGGCAGGAAAAACGGGGGCTGTGGTCGCAGCCTCACCCGTTTCCACCCTGGCGGTTCCGCCATCGGGCCGAATCCGCGGATTCCAGGCCCCGTCGCACGCCGGAAAAGGATATCCCCCAATGTGGGGCCAAACAGCGTTGCGCCGAGATGGTCTCCTGTGAGGAGGCGCGTTTCTACCTGTCCCGCTGCGGTGTCAGAACACTGGATCGGGACGGCGACGGTACTCCTTGCGAAGAACTGTGCTGA
- a CDS encoding nucleotidyltransferase domain-containing protein, with protein MTPKPRAAIIRTRQSGFPRRPAVYAFGSRSRGDGRPASDLDLAVLAEECAEPVVLWEAVFAPLAQGGRAQPALAGAFECRVGFRKTAGRDDQSLQLPIAVSVTEKHLDEFLQFARTLRQRDPAW; from the coding sequence ATGACGCCCAAGCCGCGCGCAGCGATCATCCGAACCAGGCAATCCGGCTTTCCCCGACGACCGGCCGTCTATGCATTCGGCAGCCGTAGCCGCGGCGATGGGCGGCCGGCCAGCGATCTCGACCTTGCGGTGCTGGCCGAGGAGTGCGCCGAGCCGGTCGTTTTGTGGGAAGCCGTGTTCGCGCCGTTGGCCCAGGGTGGCCGAGCCCAGCCCGCTCTCGCCGGGGCGTTCGAATGCAGGGTGGGATTCCGCAAAACGGCCGGGCGCGATGACCAGAGCTTGCAGTTGCCCATCGCCGTCAGCGTCACCGAGAAACATCTGGACGAATTTCTGCAGTTCGCCCGCACGCTGCGCCAGCGTGACCCGGCCTGGTGA
- a CDS encoding efflux transporter outer membrane subunit: MNCLNQLDYHNSSRERVPQSAGLVRTGQRARGKAPRRVPRISACLLGAVFTACSPVGPDYQRPDTAMPDRWHEAGPPPAAPSEAAGAAWWKAFGDPVLNRLIREAMLANLDLKQTYTRIRAAREQRLVAIANGLPILSNKESVSRRLNNAGQSGAGGQPGGIGFGNNIDIFQLGFDVQWEIDLFGGIRRSIEAAEANLEAEVENSRAVLVTLLGDIARAYIEMRSNQHLLNVSQANLKLQLETARLMRIRYQAGLSDSLEAVQAEALAAQTQAQLPVYETARKQAIHQIELLLGKPPGALQPLLDPERPVPSAPDRMLLDLPSELLRRRPDIRLAERQLAAATAQVGVATADLYPRFNIAAFLGFQNMKITDVTALSKSWSAAGTLTTPIFNWGRIRANIDAKEAQQEQSFLAYQSAVLGALRDVENSLVAYAQEKDRRAALEQAVESNRLALKLSKERYRSGLTSFLNVLDSERAVYSAESDLVRSQASVAADLVSLYKALGGGWETALIEPGKWAGGS, encoded by the coding sequence ATGAATTGCTTGAATCAGCTGGACTATCACAATTCGAGCCGCGAACGCGTGCCGCAATCCGCAGGGCTGGTTCGCACAGGACAGCGCGCCCGCGGCAAGGCGCCGCGCCGTGTCCCGCGCATCTCTGCATGCCTGCTCGGCGCAGTGTTTACCGCCTGTTCGCCGGTGGGTCCGGACTATCAACGCCCCGACACGGCGATGCCGGACCGCTGGCACGAAGCCGGGCCGCCGCCAGCGGCCCCTTCGGAAGCGGCCGGTGCAGCCTGGTGGAAAGCCTTCGGCGACCCGGTGCTGAACCGGCTGATCCGGGAAGCCATGCTCGCCAATCTCGATCTCAAGCAAACCTACACTCGCATCCGTGCTGCCCGTGAGCAGCGCCTCGTCGCCATCGCGAACGGACTGCCGATCCTATCCAACAAGGAAAGCGTGAGCCGGCGCCTCAACAATGCCGGCCAGAGCGGCGCCGGAGGGCAGCCCGGTGGCATCGGTTTCGGTAACAACATCGACATCTTCCAGCTCGGTTTCGACGTCCAATGGGAAATCGACCTGTTCGGCGGCATCCGGCGCTCGATTGAAGCGGCTGAGGCCAATCTCGAAGCCGAAGTCGAAAACAGCCGTGCGGTTCTGGTCACCTTACTGGGGGACATCGCTCGCGCCTATATCGAAATGCGCAGCAACCAGCATCTGCTGAACGTCAGTCAGGCCAACCTCAAGCTCCAGCTCGAAACCGCCCGCCTCATGCGGATCCGCTACCAGGCCGGTCTGTCGGACTCGCTGGAAGCGGTGCAGGCCGAAGCGCTCGCCGCGCAGACCCAGGCACAGTTGCCGGTATACGAGACGGCGCGTAAGCAGGCCATACATCAGATCGAGCTACTGCTGGGCAAGCCGCCCGGTGCCTTGCAGCCCCTGCTTGATCCCGAGCGGCCGGTGCCGTCGGCGCCCGACCGTATGCTGCTCGACCTGCCCTCGGAGCTGTTGCGGCGCCGGCCGGACATCCGCCTGGCCGAGCGCCAATTGGCCGCCGCCACGGCTCAGGTGGGTGTTGCCACGGCCGATCTCTACCCAAGATTCAACATCGCCGCCTTCCTCGGCTTCCAAAACATGAAGATCACCGACGTCACCGCCTTGAGCAAATCCTGGTCGGCCGCCGGCACCTTGACCACGCCGATATTCAACTGGGGCAGGATCCGGGCCAACATCGACGCCAAGGAGGCGCAGCAGGAGCAGAGCTTCCTGGCCTATCAATCCGCAGTGCTCGGCGCCTTGAGGGACGTGGAAAATTCCCTGGTCGCTTACGCCCAGGAAAAAGATCGCCGGGCCGCCCTGGAACAGGCGGTGGAATCGAACCGGCTGGCGCTGAAACTCTCGAAGGAGCGATACCGCTCCGGCCTCACCTCGTTCCTGAACGTGCTCGATTCCGAGCGGGCGGTGTATTCCGCCGAGAGCGACTTGGTGAGGAGCCAGGCGAGCGTGGCCGCCGACCTGGTATCGCTGTACAAGGCGCTCGGCGGTGGCTGGGAAACCGCGCTGATCGAGCCGGGCAAGTGGGCTGGCGGAAGCTGA
- a CDS encoding efflux RND transporter periplasmic adaptor subunit, whose protein sequence is MKNILPARAIALARILAATGLFQLAGCGSGENDTAALPKPKVEVSRPMQREILETDEYTGRLQAVESVEVRARVSGYLKQILFTDGGRVRRGDLLFVIDPRPYMARLQQAQAGLERARSRLKLAQNHLQRAESPLKEQAISEEEYDTRRQSLAQAMADVESAQAEVDLARLNVEFTQVRSPIDGRISRKLITEGNLVTADTTVLAGIVSVDPMYVYFDADERALLKYRRLELAGERKDGMPLEMGLVDEQGYPHRGYLDYIDPNVNADMGTVRARGIIANPDGLMEQGLFARVRIPGGHRHQGLLISDRAIAMDQGKKYVMVVTSDQRAEYRPVTTGRLQDGLRIVSAGLSPEDWVIVNGLQFVRPGTPVEATHIDMPGATR, encoded by the coding sequence GTGAAGAACATCCTCCCTGCGCGCGCCATCGCCTTGGCTCGCATTTTGGCCGCAACCGGCCTATTCCAGCTCGCCGGCTGCGGCAGCGGCGAAAACGACACGGCGGCGCTGCCGAAGCCGAAAGTGGAGGTGAGCCGGCCGATGCAGCGGGAAATCCTGGAAACGGACGAGTACACCGGGCGGCTGCAAGCCGTGGAATCCGTGGAGGTCCGTGCCCGGGTTTCCGGCTACCTCAAGCAAATCCTTTTCACGGATGGCGGCCGGGTCAGGAGAGGCGATCTACTTTTCGTCATCGACCCGCGGCCTTACATGGCCCGGCTCCAGCAGGCGCAGGCCGGCCTCGAGCGGGCCCGGTCGAGGCTCAAGCTGGCGCAGAATCATCTGCAGCGGGCCGAGAGTCCGCTGAAGGAGCAGGCCATCTCGGAAGAAGAATACGACACCCGCCGCCAGAGCCTGGCGCAGGCCATGGCTGACGTCGAATCCGCCCAGGCCGAGGTCGATCTGGCCCGGCTCAACGTCGAGTTCACCCAGGTCCGCTCCCCCATCGACGGACGCATTTCCCGCAAGCTCATCACCGAGGGTAATCTAGTCACGGCGGATACTACGGTGCTGGCCGGCATCGTTTCGGTCGATCCGATGTACGTCTATTTCGACGCCGACGAACGTGCTCTGCTCAAGTACCGCCGTCTGGAACTTGCTGGCGAGCGAAAAGACGGAATGCCGCTCGAAATGGGACTGGTGGACGAGCAGGGTTATCCACATCGCGGCTATCTGGATTACATCGATCCGAACGTCAACGCCGACATGGGCACCGTCCGCGCCCGCGGTATCATAGCCAATCCCGACGGCCTAATGGAACAAGGGCTGTTCGCCAGGGTCCGGATTCCCGGTGGCCACCGCCACCAGGGCCTGCTCATCAGCGACCGGGCGATCGCGATGGATCAGGGCAAGAAGTACGTGATGGTCGTGACCTCCGACCAACGAGCAGAATACCGTCCCGTCACCACCGGCCGGCTGCAGGATGGCCTGCGCATCGTGTCGGCCGGTCTATCGCCCGAAGACTGGGTGATCGTCAACGGACTGCAATTCGTCCGGCCTGGCACGCCGGTCGAGGCGACCCACATCGACATGCCGGGGGCGACCCGATGA
- a CDS encoding efflux RND transporter permease subunit — protein MKFAHFFIDRPRFAIVLSIITVLIGGIAMFALPIAQYPEVVPPTIVVSASYPGANPKVIAETVAAPIEQEVNGVEHMLYMSSQSTSDGQMQLTITFQIGTDMDIAQMQVQNRVSNALPKLPEDVRRQGVTTKKSSPDILLVIHLVSPNQRYDQLYLSNYALLNIRDRLLRLPGVGDVRTFGAGDYSMRVWLDPTRIAALNMTASDVVRAIREQNIQVPAGVIGQPPLAGGPDFQLNVNTMGRLASVEQFGAIIVKYGQGGSLVRLRDVARIELGANRYSLRSQLSNEDAVAIPISLRPGANALDTAKLVKSTMQTLKKRFPEGVDYRIVYDTTIFVEQSLEAVTRTFFEALALVVLVVLVFLQTWRAAIIPLLAVPVSIVGTFAVMAAMGYSLNNLSLFGLVLAIGIVVDDAIVVVENVERHIGLGLSVKAAARQAMREVTGPIIAISVVLGAVFIPAAFVSGINGQFYRQFAVTIAASTLISAFNSLSLSPALAAVLLTPHQAREDRLSVWIHRLFGGLFRWFNRGFEASSSGYARLVKRLLRLSGMVLLLYTALLAFTGYEFRRVPAGFIPLQDKGYLVVFAQLPEAASLERTDAVLHRASEIILAQPGVKGTVAFPGFSVVSGANTSNAGTIFVPLKPFEERVAQGLSAQRILGELQPRLSSLKEAFIGIFPPPPILGLGSLGGFKLQIQDRGNEGFDALNGALQAALNAGRQTPGLTGLFTSFQNNVPQLYADIDRVKAKSQGIPLSEIFDTMQIYLGSLYVNDLNLFGRTFQVTAQADGEFRREPEDIGRLKTRNAAGDMVPLAALMTVREVSGPDRVLRYNMYPAAEINGSPAPGVSSGQAIALMEQLVRRTLPLSMDFEWTELTYQQILAGDTAVYVFALSSLLVFLVLVALYESWILPLAIVLIVPMTLMCALGGVWLHGGDNNIFTQIALLVLVGLAAKNAILIVEFAKARREEGVDTVTAAIEACRLRFRPILMTSFAFIMGVLPLMFATGAGAEMRQALGVPVFFGMLGVTVFGLLFTPVFYYVLQRLADRSHGHATPATGGDG, from the coding sequence ATGAAGTTCGCCCATTTTTTTATCGACCGGCCGCGCTTCGCCATCGTCCTTTCCATCATCACGGTGCTGATCGGTGGCATCGCGATGTTCGCGCTGCCGATCGCGCAATATCCGGAAGTGGTACCGCCCACCATCGTGGTGTCGGCCAGCTATCCGGGCGCCAATCCCAAGGTGATCGCCGAAACCGTGGCAGCGCCCATCGAACAGGAGGTCAACGGTGTCGAGCATATGTTGTACATGTCCTCGCAGTCCACTAGCGACGGCCAGATGCAGCTTACGATCACGTTCCAGATCGGCACCGATATGGACATCGCTCAGATGCAGGTGCAGAACCGGGTCTCCAACGCCCTGCCGAAGCTGCCGGAGGACGTCCGCCGCCAGGGTGTAACGACCAAAAAGTCTTCGCCCGACATCCTGCTGGTCATCCATCTGGTTTCGCCGAACCAGCGCTACGACCAGCTTTATCTCTCCAACTACGCCTTGCTCAACATCCGCGACCGGCTCCTGCGGTTGCCGGGAGTGGGCGACGTCCGGACCTTCGGCGCCGGCGATTACAGCATGCGGGTCTGGCTGGACCCAACCCGGATCGCTGCCTTGAACATGACCGCAAGCGATGTGGTGCGCGCCATCCGCGAACAAAACATCCAGGTGCCGGCCGGTGTGATCGGCCAGCCACCGCTGGCCGGCGGTCCGGACTTCCAGCTCAACGTCAATACCATGGGGCGGCTCGCCAGCGTCGAGCAGTTCGGGGCGATCATCGTCAAGTATGGACAAGGCGGCAGCCTGGTGCGCTTGCGCGATGTCGCCAGGATCGAGCTGGGCGCCAACCGCTATTCGCTGCGCAGTCAGCTGAGCAACGAAGATGCCGTCGCCATCCCGATCTCGCTGCGGCCGGGAGCCAACGCGCTCGATACGGCCAAGCTGGTCAAGAGCACGATGCAGACCCTGAAGAAGCGGTTTCCGGAAGGGGTGGATTACCGGATCGTCTACGATACCACCATCTTCGTCGAACAATCGCTGGAGGCCGTCACCCGCACCTTCTTCGAGGCCCTGGCCTTGGTGGTCCTGGTGGTGCTGGTGTTCCTGCAGACCTGGCGCGCCGCGATCATCCCGCTGCTGGCGGTGCCGGTCTCCATCGTCGGCACCTTCGCCGTCATGGCGGCCATGGGTTATTCGCTGAACAACCTCTCGCTGTTCGGGCTGGTATTGGCCATTGGCATCGTCGTCGACGACGCCATTGTCGTGGTGGAGAATGTCGAGCGCCACATCGGCCTCGGGCTTTCGGTCAAAGCGGCGGCGCGCCAGGCCATGCGGGAGGTGACGGGCCCGATCATCGCCATTTCGGTGGTGCTGGGCGCAGTGTTCATTCCGGCAGCGTTCGTCTCTGGCATCAACGGGCAGTTCTACCGCCAGTTCGCCGTCACCATCGCCGCTTCCACCTTGATCTCCGCCTTCAACTCCCTGAGCCTCAGTCCCGCCTTGGCCGCGGTCCTGCTCACGCCGCATCAGGCGCGTGAAGACCGGTTGAGCGTCTGGATCCACCGGCTGTTCGGCGGGTTATTCCGCTGGTTCAACCGCGGCTTCGAGGCCAGTTCCAGCGGCTATGCCAGATTGGTCAAGCGGCTGCTGCGACTGTCCGGTATGGTGCTCTTGCTGTACACAGCGCTGCTCGCTTTCACCGGTTATGAATTCAGGCGGGTGCCGGCGGGATTCATTCCGCTGCAGGACAAGGGTTATCTGGTGGTGTTCGCGCAACTGCCGGAGGCCGCCTCGCTGGAGCGGACCGACGCGGTGTTGCACCGGGCATCGGAAATCATCCTAGCCCAGCCCGGCGTGAAGGGCACGGTGGCGTTTCCGGGCTTTTCGGTCGTCAGCGGCGCCAATACCTCCAATGCCGGCACCATCTTCGTGCCCTTGAAGCCGTTCGAGGAACGGGTCGCCCAGGGTCTGTCGGCCCAGCGCATCCTGGGCGAGCTGCAACCTCGGCTCAGCAGCCTGAAGGAGGCTTTCATCGGCATCTTTCCGCCACCGCCGATCCTGGGCCTGGGCAGCCTGGGCGGGTTCAAGCTGCAGATCCAGGACCGCGGCAACGAGGGTTTCGATGCGCTGAACGGTGCGCTGCAAGCCGCCCTCAATGCGGGTCGGCAGACACCTGGACTGACGGGGCTGTTCACCAGCTTCCAGAACAATGTTCCGCAGCTCTATGCCGACATCGACCGGGTCAAAGCCAAGTCCCAGGGCATCCCGCTGTCGGAGATATTCGACACCATGCAGATCTATCTGGGATCGCTCTATGTCAACGACTTAAACCTGTTCGGGCGCACCTTCCAGGTCACAGCCCAGGCTGATGGCGAATTCCGCCGCGAGCCGGAGGACATCGGCCGGCTCAAGACCCGCAACGCCGCGGGGGACATGGTGCCGCTGGCGGCGCTGATGACAGTGAGGGAAGTCAGCGGCCCGGACCGGGTGCTTCGCTACAACATGTACCCAGCGGCCGAGATCAACGGGTCTCCCGCACCCGGCGTCAGTTCCGGGCAGGCGATCGCTCTGATGGAACAGCTGGTGAGGAGGACCCTGCCGCTGTCCATGGATTTTGAATGGACCGAGCTGACCTACCAGCAGATCTTGGCAGGCGACACCGCCGTCTATGTGTTCGCCCTGTCGAGCCTGCTGGTGTTCCTGGTACTGGTGGCGCTGTATGAGAGCTGGATACTGCCGCTGGCCATCGTGCTCATCGTACCCATGACCCTGATGTGCGCGCTGGGCGGCGTCTGGCTGCACGGCGGCGACAACAACATCTTCACCCAGATCGCCCTGCTGGTACTGGTCGGGCTGGCCGCCAAAAACGCCATCCTGATCGTCGAATTCGCCAAGGCCCGGCGTGAGGAGGGCGTCGATACGGTGACGGCTGCCATCGAAGCCTGCCGGCTCCGGTTCCGCCCCATCCTCATGACCTCATTTGCGTTTATTATGGGCGTTCTCCCGCTCATGTTCGCCACCGGCGCGGGCGCCGAGATGCGGCAGGCCCTGGGCGTGCCGGTCTTCTTCGGCATGCTCGGGGTTACGGTGTTCGGCCTGCTGTTCACCCCCGTGTTTTACTATGTCCTGCAAAGGCTCGCCGACCGGAGCCATGGCCATGCCACACCAGCGACCGGCGGGGACGGATGA
- a CDS encoding CerR family C-terminal domain-containing protein: MNAFHDTPRHDPTRKRLLQAALEIFADKGFRDATVREICAKAEVNAASVNYHFGSKEALYSEVLGFAYREASERYPYTLAADTSLPPEIRLRHFIGNLLARMLDDTYLGRHGKLLAREIADPTPTTALDQVIETTMKPHCDLLHGIIAELVGPGHGEADMHRLSLSIVGQCLMYHHSRSLIDRVYPEIIATPEEIERTAEHIVRFSVAALKHLHLQKPAPDKGS; encoded by the coding sequence ATGAACGCATTTCACGACACACCGCGCCATGATCCCACCCGCAAGCGGCTGTTACAGGCCGCATTGGAGATATTCGCCGACAAGGGTTTTCGTGATGCCACGGTGCGGGAAATATGTGCCAAGGCGGAGGTCAATGCGGCCTCGGTCAATTATCACTTCGGCAGCAAGGAAGCGCTCTATTCCGAAGTTCTCGGCTTCGCTTATCGGGAAGCCAGCGAACGCTATCCCTATACCTTGGCCGCCGATACGAGTCTGCCACCCGAGATCAGGCTGCGCCACTTCATAGGTAATCTGTTGGCGCGGATGCTGGACGACACTTATCTTGGTCGCCACGGCAAACTCTTGGCCCGTGAGATCGCCGATCCCACCCCCACGACGGCGCTCGATCAGGTCATCGAAACCACGATGAAACCGCATTGCGACCTCCTGCATGGAATCATCGCAGAGCTGGTCGGGCCCGGCCACGGCGAAGCGGACATGCATCGTCTGAGTCTGAGCATAGTCGGCCAATGCCTGATGTACCACCATTCGCGCTCGCTGATAGATCGCGTCTATCCGGAAATCATCGCAACGCCGGAGGAAATCGAAAGAACCGCCGAGCACATCGTCCGCTTTTCGGTCGCGGCATTGAAACATCTGCACTTGCAAAAGCCGGCGCCCGACAAGGGGAGCTGA